In Phragmites australis chromosome 24, lpPhrAust1.1, whole genome shotgun sequence, the following are encoded in one genomic region:
- the LOC133907940 gene encoding uncharacterized protein LOC133907940: MAAPVPPSPASPAARPATPLLPTMADIMATSRAQGLRVRLSTVGPFFRVTAATRGSEGEEAVELGRAEGAVRPWPSGAVLHLDSMRMTRATLEVADRPLFGLGIFLGAVAIRHGYDAGCARAELLAINDTPLYHDKLVRFYTRMGFKAVHEVDGSSIADLAHMLVWGGRGTRMDADIEELLIKWAKRFRSHD, from the exons ATGGCCGCGCCCGTGCCGCCCTCCCCGGCGAGCCCCGCCGCGCGCCCGGCGACGCCCCTCCTCCCGACCATGGCGGACATCATGGCGACGTCGCGCGCGCAGGGCCTGCGCGTGCGCCTAAGCACGGTGGGGCCCTTCTTCCGCGTCACGGCGGCCACCCGCGGCAGCGAAGGGGAGGAGGCCGTGGAGCTGGGCCGTGCCGAGGGCGCCGTCCGGCCGTGGCCCAGCGGCGCCGTGCTGCACCTCGACTCCATGCGAATGACGCGCGCCACGCTGGAGGTAGCCGACCGGCCCCTGTTCGGGCTGGGGATTTTCCTAGGCGCCGTCGCTATCCGCCATGGCTACGACGCCGGGTGCGCGCGCGCCGAGCTGCTCGCCATTAACGACACGCCGCTCTACCACGACAAG CTCGTTAGATTCTATACAAGGATGGGTTTCAAAGCAGTGCACGAGGTAGATGGATCGTCGATCGCTGATCTTGCTCACATGTTAGTCTGGGGTGGTAGGGGCACAAGAATGGATGCTGATATCGAAGAGCTTCTTATTAAGTGGGCGAAAAGATTCAGATCTCATGACTAA
- the LOC133907672 gene encoding uncharacterized protein LOC133907672 has translation MGANFYRQFKDKELMKLFKKLCSQNQQRKFNALWARLDELTLKQTAEAAPNREEPIALDRLPTDTPQIVRRSGSSIRSFSQWIRNEPNEKWALLYDSGGARYGVMTTNLAEVYNWVMRGMRSLPLVGIVEGILHGTCKYFIDRFAAAKVVMEDNRMLYGRMLCEYMEKANRKAHMHRANQEGTAEHRFSVLCRDKGRRGGRRERHVQECVLRSGTCICSCQKPQLLHKPCTHVIAACAEHHMLPRQYVSQYFMKDQVLNTWNKELYGYGIVDTFTSNPGPSRIYVPDLGKMKNAPGRRQSRRIRNDMDESEAGPRMQRCSQCNEVGHTYKYCPKSAGGDAPVV, from the coding sequence gttaatgaagctcttcaagaagttgtgcagtcagaaccaacaacgtaagttcaatgcattatgggcaagacttgatgaactgactcttaaacaaactgcggaggccgcacctaaccgtgaggaaccaatagctctcgatcggctcccaaccgatactccgcagattgtacggagatctggctcatctattaggagcttttcacagtggatacgcaatgagcccaatgaaaaatgggctctgctgtacgacagtggtggtgccaggtatggagtaatgactacaaaccttgcagaggtttataactgggtcatgcgaggaatgaggtccctaccactagttggaattgtagaaggcattttgcatggcacctgcaagtacttcattgatcggtttgcagctgctaaggttgtaatggaggacaatcgtatgctttatggccggatgctatgtgagtacatggagaaggcaaataggaaggcccacatgcatcgcgcaaatcaagagggcacagcagagcacaggttcagtgtcctgtgtcgggataagggtcggagggggggtagacgtgagcggcatgttcaagagtgtgtgctaaggagtgggacatgcatatgtagttgtcagaagccacaattactccacaaaccttgtacacatgtcatagctgcgtgcgcggagcaccatatgcttccaaggcaatatgtgtcacaatatttcatgaaagatcaagtactgaacacctggaacaaggagctgtatggttacggcattgttgacacttttacaagtaacccagggccttcaagaatatatgtgcctgatttgggaaagatgaagaacgcaccgggccgaagacaatctcggcggattcgtaacgatatggatgaatccgaggctggccctaggatgcagcgatgcagtcagtgcaatgaagtaggtcacacttacaaatattgtcccaaaagtgcaggcggtgatgcacctgttgtctag